In Streptomyces longhuiensis, the following proteins share a genomic window:
- a CDS encoding CDP-alcohol phosphatidyltransferase family protein — protein sequence MNGLYALKPWYADRLSGLRRALASRQVSPDALTAAGVVCAAGAAAALAWLPAPSAALPVAVLLAGRLAFANLDGALARDTGRTTRRGALLNELGDRAADLLVIAGFLPLAPLWLVAAAAFAATLPSWVSLAGAAAGAPRRNGGPVGKTERCLLAVVAAASGWAVPVLAVVAAGSAVTAVVRAVWVWRALGKPEAAVAAAAAVAIERTADGERGMATESDAATERAVASEKPVARVAEPASPATGRRPAPAPSPRPSPLPPKPARRGLPLDTGEVSGGITHTRSQSPADHGTQLRGTR from the coding sequence ATGAACGGCCTCTACGCTCTCAAGCCCTGGTACGCGGACCGGCTCTCCGGCCTGCGTCGCGCGCTCGCCTCCCGGCAGGTCTCGCCCGACGCCCTGACGGCGGCCGGTGTCGTGTGCGCCGCGGGCGCGGCGGCGGCGCTCGCGTGGCTGCCGGCGCCGTCGGCCGCGCTTCCCGTGGCGGTGCTGCTCGCGGGGCGGCTCGCCTTCGCGAACCTGGACGGCGCGCTCGCCCGCGACACCGGCCGCACGACGCGGCGCGGCGCGCTCCTGAACGAGCTGGGTGACCGCGCGGCCGACCTGCTCGTCATCGCGGGTTTCCTGCCGCTGGCACCGCTGTGGCTGGTGGCCGCGGCGGCGTTCGCGGCGACGCTCCCTTCCTGGGTCTCGCTGGCGGGCGCGGCGGCGGGCGCGCCCCGGCGCAACGGCGGCCCGGTCGGCAAGACGGAGCGCTGCCTCCTCGCGGTCGTGGCCGCGGCCTCGGGCTGGGCGGTACCGGTGCTCGCGGTCGTCGCGGCGGGATCCGCGGTGACAGCGGTGGTGCGGGCGGTGTGGGTGTGGAGGGCGCTTGGGAAGCCTGAGGCGGCTGTGGCTGCCGCGGCTGCTGTGGCCATCGAGCGGACTGCGGATGGGGAGAGGGGCATGGCTACAGAGAGCGATGCGGCTACGGAGAGGGCTGTGGCGAGCGAGAAGCCTGTGGCACGGGTGGCGGAGCCCGCGTCCCCGGCCACCGGTCGCCGTCCGGCCCCGGCCCCCTCCCCCAGGCCGAGCCCTCTCCCCCCGAAGCCCGCCCGCCGAGGCCTCCCGCTCGACACCGGCGAGGTGTCCGGCGGCATCACGCACACCCGCTCGCAGTCCCCCGCGGACCACGGCACGCAGCTGCGGGGCACCCGATGA
- a CDS encoding phosphatidate cytidylyltransferase, translating into MSAVFVAGEVAGRAVPVVAGVLGAGGVAVASLPSRVRMRAELRRRWRTWALSAPLFIGAFFVGRAGAFVLAAGLGVVAVGEYARMAGLPRAERAVLVAAAIAVPGAALAGPDPRTTGALLVLAVLAAVCAGDAEQGFTRASRTLFGLLWIPVSLSGLVLLGDTALAVGVAVAFGDVGAWCGGTALGRRGPLARRLSPLSPNKTWAGVVGAAAATAAALAAVGAFTPVLWAAVLAGCVLGDLVESMVKREAGVKDAGSWLPGFGGLLDRIDSLLVALLLVMVVTL; encoded by the coding sequence ATGAGCGCCGTGTTCGTCGCCGGAGAGGTGGCCGGGCGGGCCGTGCCGGTCGTGGCCGGGGTCCTCGGGGCGGGTGGTGTCGCCGTCGCCTCTCTGCCGTCCCGGGTACGGATGCGGGCCGAGCTGCGCAGGCGGTGGCGGACCTGGGCACTGTCCGCGCCGCTGTTCATCGGGGCCTTCTTCGTGGGCCGCGCGGGCGCGTTCGTGCTCGCGGCCGGGCTCGGCGTGGTCGCCGTGGGTGAGTACGCGCGGATGGCCGGCCTGCCCCGCGCCGAGCGGGCCGTACTGGTCGCCGCGGCAATCGCCGTACCCGGAGCGGCACTTGCGGGGCCCGACCCCCGTACGACGGGAGCGCTGCTCGTCCTCGCCGTCCTCGCGGCGGTCTGCGCGGGCGACGCCGAGCAGGGCTTCACGCGCGCGTCGCGCACGCTCTTCGGTCTCCTGTGGATCCCGGTGTCGCTCAGCGGCCTGGTGCTGCTCGGCGACACGGCGCTCGCGGTGGGCGTCGCGGTGGCCTTCGGCGACGTGGGCGCGTGGTGCGGCGGTACGGCGCTCGGCCGGCGAGGGCCGCTCGCGCGGCGCCTCTCGCCGCTGTCCCCCAACAAGACGTGGGCGGGTGTGGTCGGCGCCGCTGCGGCAACTGCCGCCGCGCTCGCGGCAGTCGGCGCGTTCACGCCGGTCCTGTGGGCGGCCGTCCTGGCCGGCTGCGTCCTCGGCGATCTCGTCGAGTCGATGGTGAAGCGCGAGGCGGGCGTGAAGGACGCGGGCAGCTGGCTGCCGGGCTTCGGCGGGCTCCTCGACCGTATCGACTCACTCCTCGTGGCCCTGCTCCTCGTGATGGTGGTGACCCTGTGA
- a CDS encoding GNAT family N-acetyltransferase: MAREYGVPVTTLSTAHTADLTRAELRCVRALLDDAFDGGFSGDDWDHTVGGVHALVRDGAGDLVAHGSVVQRRVAHAGRSLRTGYVEGVAVRADARRSGLGGQVMAALERVIDAAYELGALSASPDGAGLYRVRGWEQWQGAFAAYGPDGPVPLPDDESAPYLRRVGAALDPAQALLFDWRGGDIL, from the coding sequence ATGGCGCGTGAGTACGGTGTCCCGGTGACCACACTGAGCACCGCACACACCGCCGACCTCACGCGAGCCGAACTCCGGTGCGTGCGCGCCCTGTTGGACGACGCCTTCGACGGCGGCTTCAGCGGCGACGACTGGGACCACACCGTCGGCGGCGTGCACGCCCTCGTGCGCGACGGCGCCGGTGACCTCGTCGCGCACGGCTCCGTGGTGCAGCGCCGGGTCGCGCACGCGGGCCGCTCGCTGCGCACCGGCTACGTCGAGGGCGTCGCCGTCCGCGCCGACGCGCGCAGGAGCGGTCTGGGCGGGCAGGTCATGGCGGCCCTGGAGCGGGTGATCGACGCCGCCTACGAACTGGGCGCGCTGTCGGCGTCGCCCGACGGGGCCGGGCTCTACCGGGTGCGCGGCTGGGAACAGTGGCAGGGCGCTTTCGCCGCGTACGGCCCCGACGGGCCGGTGCCGCTGCCGGACGACGAGAGCGCGCCGTACCTGCGCCGCGTCGGCGCCGCACTCGACCCGGCCCAGGCGCTCCTCTTCGACTGGCGGGGCGGCGACATCCTCTGA
- a CDS encoding purple acid phosphatase family protein produces MDTPNVGIPEQLARRLSMPEQHEYLRARFSRRRALTGTAASLGGLTLLGGSASSAYAAPSAATSPAVPVRSAAVQVDGSLVAPFARHLAFGADPKTQMRISWQVPFAVRKPFVRVGLKPWDLSRKIEAEVRALHTPSLSKKLPAVEQLYLHAALDGLTPGTTYYYGVGHDGFDPASAERIATIGSFRTAPAKAEKFVFTAFGDQGVSYDALANDQLILGQNPSFHLHAGDICYADSSGHGKESDTYDARVWDQFLAQTESVAKSVPWMVTTGNHDMEAWYSPDGYGGQSARWTLPDNGPDPRNAPGAYSFVYGNVGVVALDANDVSYEIPANKGYTDGKQTAWLAGRLGELRARKDIDFVVVFFHHCAYSTSTHASDGGVRAAWVPLFAEHQVDLVINGHNHVYERTDAIKDGEVGKPVPVGASTDPTRDGIVYVTAGGAGKDLYGFGIGVEDSYEGHVHDRESIVTFHWTKSRLPDPDTVEWSRVRYTGFSFLAVEAETGGAGVTPTLKVSALAESGERIDYFEIRRGTQP; encoded by the coding sequence ATGGACACACCAAACGTCGGCATTCCCGAGCAGCTGGCCCGCCGTCTGAGCATGCCGGAGCAGCACGAGTACCTGCGGGCCCGGTTCAGCAGACGGCGCGCGCTGACCGGGACCGCGGCGAGCCTGGGCGGTCTGACCCTCCTGGGCGGCTCGGCCTCCTCGGCGTACGCGGCGCCCTCCGCCGCCACCTCGCCCGCCGTTCCCGTCCGCTCGGCGGCCGTGCAGGTCGACGGCTCCCTCGTCGCGCCCTTCGCCCGCCATCTGGCCTTCGGCGCCGACCCGAAGACGCAGATGCGGATCTCCTGGCAGGTGCCGTTCGCGGTGCGCAAGCCGTTCGTACGGGTGGGTCTCAAGCCCTGGGACCTCAGCCGGAAGATCGAGGCGGAGGTGCGCGCGCTGCACACCCCGAGCCTGTCGAAGAAGCTCCCGGCGGTCGAGCAGCTCTATCTGCACGCGGCCCTGGACGGTCTGACGCCCGGGACGACGTACTACTACGGAGTGGGCCACGACGGCTTCGACCCGGCGTCCGCGGAGCGCATCGCGACGATCGGCTCGTTCCGCACGGCTCCGGCGAAGGCGGAGAAGTTCGTCTTCACGGCCTTCGGCGACCAGGGCGTCAGCTATGACGCGCTCGCCAACGACCAGTTGATCCTGGGCCAGAACCCCTCGTTCCATCTGCACGCGGGCGACATCTGCTACGCCGACAGCAGCGGGCACGGCAAGGAGTCGGACACCTACGACGCGCGCGTGTGGGACCAGTTCCTCGCGCAGACGGAGTCGGTCGCGAAGTCGGTGCCGTGGATGGTGACGACCGGCAACCACGACATGGAGGCCTGGTACTCCCCCGACGGGTACGGCGGCCAGTCGGCCCGCTGGACCCTGCCGGACAACGGCCCGGACCCGCGGAACGCGCCGGGCGCCTACTCCTTCGTGTACGGGAACGTCGGTGTTGTCGCGCTCGACGCGAACGACGTCTCGTACGAAATTCCCGCCAACAAGGGCTACACGGACGGGAAGCAGACCGCGTGGCTGGCCGGGCGGCTCGGCGAGCTTCGCGCGCGTAAGGACATCGACTTCGTGGTGGTCTTCTTCCACCACTGCGCGTACTCGACGTCGACGCACGCCTCCGACGGCGGGGTGCGCGCCGCGTGGGTGCCGCTTTTCGCCGAGCACCAGGTGGACCTGGTGATCAACGGGCACAACCACGTCTACGAGCGCACGGACGCCATCAAGGACGGAGAGGTGGGCAAGCCGGTGCCGGTCGGCGCGTCGACCGATCCGACGCGCGACGGCATCGTGTACGTCACCGCGGGCGGCGCCGGCAAGGACCTCTACGGGTTCGGCATCGGGGTCGAGGACAGCTACGAGGGGCATGTCCACGACCGCGAGTCGATCGTGACGTTCCACTGGACGAAGTCACGCCTGCCGGACCCGGACACCGTGGAGTGGTCCCGGGTGCGGTACACCGGCTTCTCGTTCCTCGCGGTGGAGGCGGAGACCGGCGGGGCGGGCGTGACACCGACACTGAAGGTCTCCGCACTGGCCGAGAGCGGCGAGCGCATCGACTACTTCGAGATCAGGCGCGGCACACAGCCGTAG
- a CDS encoding lysophospholipid acyltransferase family protein: protein MTTTVTAAARVRPTRAAARLRHALWWLVLTLTGGVERRGRLPRGGCVVVANHSSHADTAALLAALDGSHAPAIGAAADYWFASPWRSRICSRLAAGFPVRRSGGGMDDLLGMADTLRAGRAVVLFPEGTRARTGELGSFHRGALVLAEHARVPVVPVGIAGTDRLLPKHGRLRPSLVRVRIGEPLPYTATPEEAREAVAALHDRTVAEPLRDSRVRKVLARVISARLGLLLAFAWACAEALSWPLMPELFLAVACVAVPRRALKLSVTALAGSLAGGLLALQLASMGVSLPAPLTTDRMRAEVRHQLSVEGASAVRHQPWNGIPFKVYVKEAGRAGAPVSNWLSESARARGSRTLTVGLAFGAFGFLVHRLRRLYGLYLGLLCGAFAVGLSLIVAGWS, encoded by the coding sequence GTGACGACGACCGTGACCGCTGCGGCCCGTGTGCGCCCGACCCGTGCGGCCGCCCGGCTTCGCCACGCCTTGTGGTGGCTCGTCCTCACCCTCACCGGCGGTGTGGAGCGCCGGGGCCGGCTCCCGCGCGGCGGCTGCGTCGTGGTCGCCAACCACAGCTCGCACGCCGACACCGCGGCACTGCTCGCCGCGCTCGACGGGTCGCACGCGCCCGCGATCGGTGCGGCGGCCGACTACTGGTTCGCCTCGCCCTGGCGCAGCCGGATCTGCAGCCGCCTCGCCGCCGGGTTCCCGGTGCGGCGCTCGGGCGGGGGCATGGACGACCTGCTCGGCATGGCGGACACGCTGCGCGCGGGCCGCGCCGTGGTCCTCTTCCCCGAGGGCACGCGCGCGCGTACGGGTGAGCTGGGGTCGTTCCACCGGGGCGCGCTGGTCCTGGCGGAGCACGCGCGCGTGCCGGTCGTGCCGGTCGGGATCGCGGGCACCGACCGGCTGCTGCCCAAGCACGGCAGGCTGCGCCCGTCCCTGGTCCGGGTGCGGATCGGCGAGCCGCTCCCGTACACGGCGACTCCGGAGGAGGCCCGTGAGGCGGTCGCGGCGCTGCATGACCGTACGGTCGCGGAGCCGCTGCGGGACTCCCGCGTCCGCAAGGTCCTGGCCCGCGTGATCAGCGCACGGCTCGGGCTGCTCCTGGCCTTCGCGTGGGCGTGCGCGGAGGCGCTGAGCTGGCCGCTGATGCCGGAGCTGTTCCTCGCGGTGGCGTGCGTGGCGGTGCCGCGCCGGGCCCTGAAGCTGTCCGTCACCGCGCTCGCGGGCAGCCTCGCGGGCGGCCTGCTCGCGCTCCAACTGGCTTCCATGGGCGTGTCGTTGCCCGCACCCCTGACGACGGACCGGATGCGGGCGGAGGTCCGTCACCAACTGTCCGTCGAGGGCGCGTCGGCGGTACGCCACCAGCCCTGGAACGGCATCCCTTTCAAGGTCTACGTGAAGGAGGCGGGCCGCGCGGGTGCCCCCGTCTCAAACTGGCTGTCCGAGTCGGCGCGTGCCCGCGGTTCGCGCACGCTCACCGTGGGGCTCGCGTTCGGCGCGTTCGGCTTCCTGGTGCACCGGCTGCGCCGGCTCTACGGGCTCTACCTGGGCCTGCTGTGCGGCGCTTTCGCGGTCGGCCTCTCGCTCATCGTGGCGGGCTGGAGCTGA
- a CDS encoding 3-isopropylmalate dehydrogenase: MSASSRILNLAVIPGDGIGQEVVAQGLKVLGAVLPQDVKLETKEYDFGARRYHATGETLTDADVEALKQHDAILLGAIGDPSVPSGVLERGFLLKLRFLFDHHVNLRPSKLLPGVATPLKGQPEIDFIVVREGTEGPYTGNGGSIRTGTPHEVATEVSVNTAFGVERVVRDAFARAQARPRKKLTLVHKNNVLSFAGHLWTNIFNKVATEFPEVTTDYLHVDAATIFLVTDPERFDVIVTDNLFGDIITDLAAAVSGGIGVAASGNINPSREFPSMFEPVHGSAPDIAGQAKADPTATVLSVALLLRHLGYEAEAARIEDAVSADLAERGTSVRSTDEIGDALAGRVAG; the protein is encoded by the coding sequence ATGTCGGCTAGCTCTCGCATCCTCAATCTCGCAGTGATCCCCGGTGACGGCATCGGCCAGGAGGTCGTGGCCCAGGGGCTCAAGGTCCTCGGCGCCGTCCTCCCGCAGGATGTGAAGCTGGAGACCAAGGAATACGACTTCGGCGCCAGGCGCTACCACGCGACCGGTGAGACCCTCACCGACGCCGATGTCGAGGCGCTCAAGCAGCACGACGCCATCCTGCTCGGCGCGATCGGCGACCCCTCGGTCCCGTCCGGCGTCCTCGAGCGCGGCTTCCTGCTCAAGCTCCGCTTCCTCTTCGACCACCACGTCAACCTCCGCCCGAGCAAGCTGCTCCCGGGTGTGGCGACGCCCCTCAAGGGCCAGCCGGAGATCGACTTCATCGTGGTCCGCGAGGGCACCGAGGGTCCGTACACGGGCAACGGCGGATCGATCCGCACCGGCACCCCGCACGAGGTCGCCACCGAGGTCTCCGTCAACACGGCGTTCGGTGTCGAGCGGGTGGTCCGTGACGCCTTCGCCCGCGCCCAGGCCCGCCCCCGCAAGAAGCTCACGCTGGTCCACAAGAACAACGTGCTGTCCTTCGCGGGCCACCTCTGGACGAACATCTTCAACAAGGTGGCCACGGAGTTCCCCGAGGTCACCACGGACTACCTGCACGTGGACGCGGCGACGATCTTCCTCGTCACCGACCCCGAGCGCTTCGACGTGATCGTCACCGACAACCTCTTCGGCGACATCATCACCGACCTCGCCGCCGCCGTCTCCGGCGGTATCGGCGTCGCGGCCTCCGGGAACATCAACCCGTCCCGCGAGTTCCCGTCGATGTTCGAGCCGGTCCACGGCTCGGCCCCCGACATCGCCGGCCAGGCCAAGGCCGACCCCACGGCCACGGTCCTGTCCGTGGCGCTCCTGCTGCGTCACCTCGGTTACGAGGCCGAGGCCGCCCGCATCGAGGACGCCGTCTCCGCCGACCTGGCCGAGCGCGGCACCAGCGTGCGGTCGACCGACGAGATCGGCGACGCGCTCGCCGGACGAGTAGCCGGCTGA
- the pruA gene encoding L-glutamate gamma-semialdehyde dehydrogenase: MDAVTQVPAPVNEPVHGYAPGSPERARLEAKLKELAENPIELSMTIGGVKRLGGGDEFTVVQPHNHKAVIGTGRGATQQDAQDAIDAALAAAPAWRAMSFDDRAAIILRAAELLSTTWRETLAASTMLGQSKTAQQAEIDTPCELVDFWRFNVHYARQILAEQPPANSTGVWNRMDHRPLEGFVYAITPFNFTAIAGNLPTAPALMGNVVVWKPSPTQTHAAVLLMQLLEEAGLPKGVINLVTGDGIAVSEVALNHRDLAGIHFTGSTPTFQHLWKTVGENIAKYRTYPRLVGETGGKDFVVAHPSADRAVLKTALTRGSFEFQGQKCSASSRAYIPASIWNSGFKEEFAAEVDGIKMGDVTDLSNFIGAVIDDRAFAKNKAAIDRAKADDSCTIVAGGTYDDSVGYFVRPTVVECADPENEVFKTEYFGPFLAVHVYEDDKYDEMLTQMESASDYALTGSVISNDRAAAAHTMEKLRYAAGNFYINDKSTGAVVGQQPFGGGRASGTNDKAGAPQNLQRWTLTRAIKETLVPPTEYGYPHMG, from the coding sequence ATGGACGCCGTGACCCAGGTCCCCGCTCCCGTCAACGAGCCGGTGCACGGCTACGCCCCCGGCTCCCCGGAGCGGGCGCGCCTCGAGGCCAAGCTCAAGGAGCTTGCCGAGAACCCGATCGAGCTGTCGATGACCATCGGCGGCGTCAAGCGCCTCGGTGGCGGTGACGAGTTCACCGTCGTCCAGCCGCACAACCACAAGGCCGTCATCGGTACCGGCCGTGGCGCCACGCAGCAGGACGCGCAGGACGCGATCGACGCCGCGCTCGCCGCCGCCCCGGCCTGGCGCGCGATGTCCTTCGACGACCGCGCCGCGATCATCCTGCGCGCCGCCGAGCTGCTCTCCACGACGTGGCGCGAGACGCTCGCCGCGTCCACGATGCTCGGCCAGTCGAAGACCGCGCAGCAGGCCGAGATCGACACGCCCTGTGAGCTCGTCGACTTCTGGCGCTTCAACGTGCACTACGCGCGCCAGATCCTCGCCGAGCAGCCCCCGGCGAACTCCACCGGCGTGTGGAACCGCATGGACCACCGCCCGCTCGAGGGCTTCGTCTACGCGATCACGCCCTTCAACTTCACCGCCATCGCGGGCAACCTCCCCACCGCCCCCGCCCTCATGGGCAACGTGGTGGTCTGGAAGCCGTCCCCGACGCAGACCCACGCCGCCGTGCTGCTCATGCAGCTCCTGGAGGAGGCCGGCCTGCCCAAGGGCGTCATCAATCTCGTCACCGGTGACGGCATCGCGGTCTCCGAGGTCGCCCTCAACCACCGCGACCTGGCCGGCATCCACTTCACCGGCTCGACCCCGACCTTCCAGCACCTGTGGAAGACGGTCGGCGAGAACATCGCGAAGTACCGCACCTACCCGCGTCTCGTCGGCGAGACCGGCGGCAAGGACTTCGTCGTCGCCCACCCGAGCGCCGACCGCGCCGTCCTCAAGACGGCCCTGACCCGCGGCTCCTTCGAGTTCCAGGGCCAGAAGTGCTCCGCGAGCTCGCGCGCCTACATCCCGGCCTCCATCTGGAACTCCGGCTTCAAGGAGGAGTTCGCGGCCGAGGTCGACGGCATCAAGATGGGTGACGTCACCGACCTGTCGAACTTCATCGGCGCCGTCATCGACGACCGCGCGTTCGCCAAGAACAAGGCGGCCATCGACCGCGCCAAGGCCGACGACTCCTGCACCATCGTCGCGGGCGGCACCTACGACGACTCGGTCGGCTACTTCGTGCGCCCGACCGTCGTCGAGTGCGCGGACCCGGAGAACGAGGTCTTCAAGACCGAGTACTTCGGCCCGTTCCTCGCCGTCCACGTCTACGAGGACGACAAGTACGACGAGATGCTGACCCAGATGGAGTCGGCGTCGGACTACGCCCTGACGGGCTCGGTCATCTCCAACGACCGCGCCGCGGCCGCCCACACGATGGAGAAGCTCCGCTACGCCGCGGGCAACTTCTACATCAACGACAAGTCGACCGGCGCCGTCGTCGGCCAGCAGCCCTTCGGCGGCGGCCGCGCCTCCGGCACCAACGACAAGGCCGGCGCCCCGCAGAACCTGCAGCGCTGGACCCTGACCCGCGCCATCAAGGAGACGCTGGTCCCGCCGACCGAGTACGGCTACCCGCACATGGGCTGA
- the bla gene encoding class A beta-lactamase, which produces MNLPTSRRTLLGAAALAPVLLSVPGTASAAPSPEAGGDARRRLRELEAGYPGRIGVHALHTGTGAVLAYRAHERFAIASTFKVLAASAILHRAREQEPGLLDVLIRYGRDDLVAASPRTELHLETGMTVRELCDAAITYSDNTAANLLMRRIGGPSGVTAFARSLGDSVTRLDRWETDLNTNLPGDRRDTTTPAAMTEDLRALVLGDALHPLDRGQLTRWLVENTTGDKRIRAGLPPGWRVGDKTGSPAYGGVNDVAVAWPPGGGAPLVVSVYTTRLDPDTPGEDRIAADITRVAVDALL; this is translated from the coding sequence ATGAATTTACCTACCTCCCGCAGGACCCTCCTCGGCGCCGCGGCCCTGGCGCCGGTCCTCCTCTCCGTGCCCGGCACCGCGAGCGCGGCGCCCTCCCCCGAGGCCGGCGGTGACGCCCGGCGCCGGCTGCGCGAGCTGGAGGCGGGCTACCCCGGCCGCATCGGGGTGCACGCCCTGCACACCGGCACCGGCGCCGTCCTCGCCTACCGCGCGCACGAGCGCTTCGCGATCGCCTCGACGTTCAAGGTGCTTGCCGCCTCGGCGATCCTGCACAGGGCGCGCGAGCAGGAGCCCGGACTGCTCGACGTACTGATCCGCTACGGACGCGACGACCTCGTGGCCGCCTCGCCCCGCACCGAGCTGCACCTCGAAACCGGCATGACGGTGAGGGAGTTGTGCGACGCCGCCATCACGTACAGCGACAACACCGCGGCCAATCTCCTGATGCGCCGGATCGGCGGCCCCTCCGGAGTCACCGCGTTCGCCCGCTCGCTCGGCGACTCCGTGACGCGGCTCGACCGGTGGGAGACCGACCTCAACACGAACCTCCCCGGCGACCGGCGGGACACCACGACGCCCGCCGCCATGACCGAGGACCTGCGCGCGCTGGTCCTCGGCGACGCCCTGCACCCGCTCGACCGCGGCCAGCTGACCCGGTGGCTGGTGGAGAACACCACCGGCGACAAGCGGATCCGCGCGGGGCTGCCGCCGGGCTGGCGGGTCGGCGACAAGACCGGGTCGCCCGCCTACGGCGGGGTCAACGACGTGGCCGTGGCCTGGCCGCCGGGCGGCGGGGCTCCGCTGGTCGTCTCCGTGTACACGACCCGGCTCGACCCGGACACCCCGGGCGAGGACCGGATCGCCGCCGACATCACGCGTGTCGCCGTGGACGCACTGCTCTGA